A region from the uncultured Bacteroides sp. genome encodes:
- a CDS encoding sodium-translocating pyrophosphatase: MDSLLFWLIPVAAIAALCFALYFHKQMMKESEGTPQMVKIAAAVRKGAMSYLKQQYKIVAWVFVCLAILFSIMAYGFNVQNSWVPVAFLTGGFFSGLSGFLGMKTATYASARTANAARNSLNAGLRIAFRSGAVMGLVVVGLGLLDISFWYLLLNWAIPADVLTPTHKLCLITTTMLTFGMGASTQALFARVGGGIYTKAADVGADLVGKVEAGIPEDDPRNPATIADNVGDNVGDVAGMGADLYESYCGSILATAALGAAAFIHTADVNMQFKAVIAPMLIAAVGILLSIIGIFSVRTKENATMKGLLGALSFGTNLSSVLIVGATFFVLWLLQLENWALISCAVVAGLVVGLIIGRSTEYYTSQSYRPTQRLSESGKTGPATVIISGIGLGMLSTAIPVLAVVIGIIASYLFASGFDFANVGMGLYGIGIAAVGMLSTLGITLATDAYGPIADNAGGNAEMSGLGEEVRKRTDALDSLGNTTAATGKGFAIGSAALTGLALLASYIEEIRIGLTRIGTVQLTLPHGGIIATAEATFTDFMNYYNVTLMNPKVLSGMFIGSMMAFLFCGLTMNAVGRAAGKMVDEVRRQFREIKGILTGETEPDYERCVAISTKGAQREMILPSLLAIIAPVLTGFIFGVPGVLGLLVGGLSSGFVLAIFMANAGGAWDNAKKYVEEGNFGGKGSEVHKATVVGDTVGDPFKDTSGPSLNILIKLMSMVSIVMAGLTVAWSLF; this comes from the coding sequence ATGGATAGCTTACTTTTCTGGCTTATTCCTGTGGCCGCTATTGCGGCTCTTTGTTTTGCTCTTTACTTTCATAAACAGATGATGAAAGAGAGTGAAGGAACCCCTCAAATGGTGAAAATTGCTGCGGCTGTGCGCAAAGGCGCCATGTCTTACCTGAAACAACAATATAAAATTGTTGCGTGGGTGTTTGTGTGCCTGGCAATTCTATTTTCTATTATGGCCTATGGCTTTAATGTGCAGAACTCTTGGGTGCCGGTGGCTTTTTTAACCGGTGGTTTCTTCTCCGGACTTTCTGGATTTCTGGGTATGAAGACTGCTACGTATGCTTCGGCGCGCACCGCCAATGCTGCTCGTAATTCGTTGAATGCCGGTTTGCGTATCGCTTTTCGAAGTGGTGCGGTGATGGGGCTTGTTGTGGTTGGTCTGGGCTTGCTCGACATTTCGTTCTGGTATTTGCTGCTCAACTGGGCTATTCCTGCCGATGTGCTTACACCTACGCATAAGCTTTGTCTCATCACAACTACAATGTTGACTTTCGGCATGGGAGCCAGTACGCAGGCGCTCTTTGCTCGTGTGGGAGGAGGAATCTATACCAAAGCAGCCGATGTGGGTGCCGATTTGGTAGGAAAAGTGGAGGCCGGAATCCCGGAAGACGATCCACGGAACCCGGCAACGATTGCCGATAATGTGGGTGATAATGTGGGAGATGTGGCCGGAATGGGAGCCGATCTTTATGAATCGTATTGTGGATCTATCTTGGCGACTGCCGCTTTGGGGGCTGCCGCATTTATTCATACTGCAGATGTAAACATGCAGTTTAAAGCAGTTATTGCGCCTATGCTCATAGCTGCTGTAGGTATTCTGCTTTCTATCATCGGTATTTTCTCGGTGCGGACCAAGGAAAATGCTACCATGAAAGGGCTTCTTGGTGCGCTGTCGTTTGGTACTAATCTGAGCTCTGTTCTGATAGTGGGAGCGACATTCTTTGTTCTCTGGCTGTTGCAGCTCGAAAACTGGGCGCTGATTTCGTGCGCCGTAGTGGCGGGGTTGGTTGTTGGTCTTATCATCGGCCGTTCTACCGAATATTATACTTCTCAGTCTTATCGGCCTACCCAGCGTCTTTCCGAAAGCGGGAAAACAGGGCCGGCTACGGTTATCATCTCCGGAATCGGATTGGGTATGCTGTCTACCGCCATTCCTGTGTTGGCGGTGGTAATAGGCATTATTGCATCCTATCTGTTTGCTTCGGGTTTTGATTTTGCAAATGTAGGAATGGGGCTTTACGGCATAGGCATTGCCGCAGTGGGAATGCTTTCTACGTTAGGTATTACGCTGGCAACAGACGCATACGGTCCGATAGCCGACAATGCCGGTGGAAATGCCGAAATGTCGGGACTGGGCGAGGAGGTACGTAAACGTACCGATGCGCTCGATTCGTTGGGAAACACAACGGCTGCCACGGGAAAAGGTTTTGCTATTGGTTCCGCTGCTCTTACGGGGCTTGCGTTGCTGGCTTCGTATATTGAAGAAATTCGTATCGGACTTACACGTATCGGCACCGTTCAGCTAACTCTTCCTCATGGCGGTATCATTGCTACTGCCGAAGCCACCTTTACCGATTTCATGAATTATTATAACGTGACGTTGATGAATCCCAAGGTGCTCTCGGGCATGTTTATCGGTTCGATGATGGCGTTTTTATTTTGCGGGCTAACGATGAATGCCGTTGGTCGTGCGGCCGGAAAAATGGTAGACGAGGTGCGGCGACAATTCCGTGAGATAAAAGGAATTCTTACGGGAGAAACGGAGCCCGATTATGAGCGTTGTGTAGCCATTTCTACTAAAGGTGCGCAGCGGGAGATGATACTTCCTTCGTTACTAGCTATTATTGCGCCTGTTTTAACCGGATTTATATTTGGCGTTCCCGGTGTGTTGGGCTTATTGGTGGGCGGACTCAGTAGTGGTTTTGTGCTAGCTATCTTTATGGCCAATGCCGGTGGAGCATGGGATAATGCCAAGAAATACGTAGAAGAAGGAAACTTTGGCGGTAAGGGAAGTGAAGTTCACAAGGCAACTGTAGTGGGCGATACCGTGGGCGATCCGTTTAAAGATACCTCCGGCCCCAGCTTGAATATTCTGATAAAGCTGATGAGCATGGTGTCTATTGTAATGGCAGGGCTTACGGTAGCATGGAGTCTGTTTTAG
- a CDS encoding heavy metal-binding domain-containing protein: MLLTTTPTIEGKRITNYYGIVSGETIIGANVFRDFFASIRDIVGGRAGSYEKVLREAKETALRELEEQAALLGANAVVGIDLDYETVGSNGSMLMVTACGTAVFVD, from the coding sequence ATGTTACTAACTACTACTCCAACAATCGAAGGAAAACGAATAACCAACTATTATGGCATTGTGTCCGGAGAGACTATTATCGGTGCCAATGTGTTTCGTGACTTTTTTGCCAGCATCCGCGACATTGTAGGCGGCCGTGCGGGATCTTATGAAAAGGTGCTTCGTGAAGCAAAAGAAACGGCACTCAGAGAATTGGAAGAGCAGGCAGCTCTCTTGGGAGCCAATGCAGTGGTTGGCATTGACCTGGATTATGAAACGGTGGGCAGCAACGGGAGTATGCTTATGGTTACAGCCTGTGGTACTGCTGTTTTTGTAGACTAA
- a CDS encoding cysteine desulfurase, with translation MDITKIRADFPILSREVYGKPLVYLDNGATAQKPRCVVDAIAEEYYSVNANVHRGVHFLSQQATELHEGSRETVRRFINARNSNEVIFTRGTTEAINLLAFCFGEEFMSEGDEVIISTMEHHSNIVPWQLLTARKGISIKVIPMSDKGELLLGEYEKLFSERTKIVSLTQISNVLGTINPVKEMIATAHAHGVPVLIDGAQSIPHMKIDVQDLDADFFAFSGHKVYGPTGVGVLYGKEDWLDKLPPYQGGGEMIQSVSFEKTVFNELPFKFEAGTPDYIGTTGLGKALDYVSAIGMDEIIAHDQELTAYAMRRLKEIEGMCIFGEAEHKSSVISFLVGNIHHFDMGTLLDRLGIAVRTGHHCAQPLMQRLGIEGTVRASLALYNTKEEIDALVAGIERVRKMF, from the coding sequence ATGGATATAACTAAGATCAGGGCAGATTTCCCTATACTTTCCAGGGAGGTATACGGCAAGCCCCTCGTTTACTTAGATAATGGAGCAACGGCCCAGAAGCCACGTTGTGTGGTAGATGCTATTGCCGAAGAATACTATTCTGTTAATGCGAATGTGCACCGTGGGGTGCACTTTCTATCTCAACAAGCCACAGAGTTGCACGAAGGCTCGCGCGAAACTGTTCGCCGCTTTATCAATGCCCGCAATTCAAACGAAGTAATTTTTACCCGCGGTACTACAGAAGCCATCAATTTACTTGCTTTTTGCTTTGGTGAAGAATTTATGAGTGAAGGTGATGAGGTGATCATCTCAACGATGGAACATCATAGCAATATTGTTCCCTGGCAACTGTTAACGGCTCGTAAAGGCATCAGCATCAAGGTGATACCTATGAGCGATAAAGGGGAATTGTTGTTGGGCGAGTACGAGAAGCTCTTTTCCGAGCGGACAAAGATCGTTAGTCTTACGCAGATTTCTAATGTGCTCGGTACCATTAATCCGGTAAAGGAGATGATTGCAACGGCTCATGCTCATGGAGTGCCTGTATTGATAGACGGAGCACAATCTATTCCTCACATGAAGATAGATGTACAAGATCTGGATGCCGATTTTTTTGCCTTTTCGGGGCATAAGGTGTATGGACCGACCGGTGTAGGTGTGCTGTATGGAAAAGAAGACTGGCTCGATAAGCTGCCTCCCTATCAGGGTGGCGGGGAGATGATTCAGAGTGTGAGCTTTGAAAAGACAGTATTCAATGAACTACCCTTTAAGTTTGAAGCCGGAACGCCCGATTATATCGGCACTACCGGATTGGGCAAAGCGTTGGATTATGTCTCGGCTATTGGTATGGACGAAATCATTGCTCACGATCAGGAGCTGACAGCCTATGCCATGCGTCGTCTCAAAGAAATAGAAGGGATGTGCATCTTCGGAGAAGCGGAACACAAAAGCAGTGTTATCTCTTTTCTGGTGGGCAATATTCATCATTTTGATATGGGAACGTTACTCGATAGGCTTGGCATTGCCGTACGCACGGGGCATCATTGTGCCCAACCGTTGATGCAACGCCTCGGCATAGAGGGTACTGTGCGTGCTTCTCTAGCGCTTTATAACACGAAAGAGGAGATTGATGCACTGGTTGCCGGCATAGAGAGAGTCAGAAAAATGTTTTAA
- the sufD gene encoding Fe-S cluster assembly protein SufD, whose protein sequence is MSVEQQYIDLYAQCEAMISEHSAKALNALRKDAFADFKRLGFPTKKQEKYRYTDLSKCFAPDFGLNLNRLDVPVNPYEVFKCDVPNMSTSLFFVVNDSFYKKTLPQSHLPEGVIFGSLRDLAEERPELIEKYYGKLADTSKDGVTAFNTTFAQDGVVFYVPKNVVVEKPIQLVNILRGDVNFMVNRRILIILEEGAQARLLVCDHAMDHVNFLATQVVEIYAGKNAVLDMYELEETHTSTARISNIYAKQEAGSRLLLNNMTLHNGTTRNTTEVTLAGPGAETNLYGMAIADKNQRVDNHSFIDHAVPDCVSKELFKYVLDDQSVGAFAGIVLVRPGAQHTNAQQTNRNLCVTREARMYTQPQLEIYADDVKCSHGATIGQLDENALFYMRARGIAEKEARLLLMFAFVNEVIDTIRLDALKDRLHLLVEKRFRGELNKCEGCAICKEPK, encoded by the coding sequence ATGAGTGTAGAACAACAATATATAGACCTCTACGCACAGTGTGAAGCAATGATTAGTGAGCACAGTGCAAAGGCTCTTAATGCTTTAAGAAAGGATGCTTTTGCCGATTTTAAGAGGCTGGGATTCCCTACAAAGAAGCAGGAAAAGTATAGGTACACTGATCTGAGCAAATGCTTTGCACCTGACTTCGGGCTTAATCTGAATCGTCTTGACGTGCCGGTTAATCCTTATGAGGTGTTTAAGTGCGACGTACCTAATATGAGTACTTCGCTCTTTTTTGTCGTAAATGATTCGTTTTATAAAAAAACATTGCCTCAGTCTCACTTGCCCGAAGGGGTAATCTTCGGTAGTTTAAGAGATTTGGCCGAAGAGCGACCGGAGCTTATCGAGAAATATTATGGGAAGTTGGCTGATACCTCAAAAGATGGTGTGACTGCTTTCAATACGACTTTTGCTCAAGATGGCGTAGTATTTTATGTTCCTAAGAATGTGGTGGTAGAAAAGCCTATTCAGTTAGTGAATATATTGCGCGGCGATGTTAACTTCATGGTTAACCGCAGAATATTAATTATTCTTGAAGAAGGTGCTCAGGCACGTTTGTTGGTTTGCGATCACGCAATGGATCATGTGAATTTCCTTGCTACGCAGGTGGTGGAGATCTATGCAGGTAAAAATGCAGTACTTGATATGTATGAACTTGAAGAAACACATACAAGCACCGCCCGTATTAGCAATATATATGCTAAACAAGAAGCCGGCAGTCGTCTTTTGCTTAATAACATGACGCTTCATAACGGCACTACCCGCAATACCACCGAAGTTACTCTGGCCGGTCCCGGTGCTGAAACCAATCTCTACGGAATGGCAATAGCAGATAAGAATCAACGGGTGGATAACCATTCCTTTATAGACCATGCCGTGCCCGACTGTGTAAGCAAGGAACTCTTCAAGTATGTGCTTGACGACCAGTCTGTAGGTGCGTTTGCCGGAATTGTATTGGTACGTCCGGGAGCACAGCATACCAATGCGCAACAGACCAATCGTAATCTTTGTGTTACCCGTGAGGCACGTATGTATACGCAGCCACAGTTAGAAATCTATGCCGATGATGTAAAATGTAGTCACGGAGCTACCATCGGACAATTAGACGAGAATGCCTTGTTTTATATGCGTGCCAGGGGCATTGCCGAGAAAGAAGCCCGTCTGCTGTTGATGTTTGCTTTTGTGAATGAAGTGATAGACACCATTCGTTTGGATGCGCTTAAAGACAGGTTGCACCTGTTGGTAGAGAAACGATTCCGTGGGGAGTTGAATAAATGTGAGGGTTGCGCTATCTGTAAAGAACCAAAATAA